From the Populus nigra chromosome 13, ddPopNigr1.1, whole genome shotgun sequence genome, the window TGTTATCTATTATACGAACATGATTATTTTGAATCATCAAACATTTGTTTTGTGCAAGCAGCGTTGAATATGACAGCATATATGTGCATAGTCTTTAAAGCAATAATTTGACTTTAGGAGTGCAATGCAATTACTTCTGTTTAGCCTTTTCAATTAGGATAAATTTCATACTTTGGACAAAAATCTTCATGCTGCAAAGAGTTACCAGATCTTGTCTGTGAGTCATTTTCTATTATTCCCCATTGtggttgatttttcttttctgtttttgatgAATGATACACTGAGACCTTGTTAGGGTTTGAATCCTGGACTTTGACCCCATGATTAAGGTTTTAAGAGATTACTTGGTGCAAATTGGGTTAGACTCCACTGCTCATTtcatacttgattttttatctcTGTTTTCAGTCTTCCACTTAAGGAAGCTAGTGTAATCCTTGCCATTGTTCTGACTTATCAAGAAATCCAATCTCTATTCAATAtgataatattcttttattgttcTGTTTCTTAGATGCGTTCACCTTTGACATCTAGTAGTTTGCATTTTCATGCTTTTGTCACCTCTCCCTGTTCTAAAtacatttgaaagaaatttatgTGGCATGTCCCACATTGATGAATAGAATAATTCCTAAATTAGTTCTGCATACAATGGAAAAACTTTTATCCTTTACCCCCTTTTATGATTAACTTGTTCAGAAGCCAACaggttttagtgtttttctttttaaccaaCTTATTTGGTCTTGGATAAtcttccttttactttcttggTTAATCCATTTTAGCATTTCATATGttgtttcattgattttttttcactctaGTGATGTGATGTGATGTGATGTGATGAAGTTAGGTCATGTGCTGTGGGTTACTGCATAAAAATGAATCTTTGATGTAATTGCATGTGAACGCAGCTTTGCCAAATTATTTGATCTGTAAGCTTTGCTAATGGTTGAAGATGCAGTTGATGTCTTTGTAATTTGCCATAAACTTGTAATAAATCTTTGATGTAATTGCATGTGAATGCAGTTTTGCAATATTAGTTGATCTGTAAGCTTTGCTAATGGTTGAAGTTGCAGTTGCAGTTGCAGTTGATGTCTTTGGAATTTGCCATCAACTTGTTCTTGTTTTCTGTCAGCATTTATACATCTTGATTATAGTTTTGTGCACACTGTGCTATCTTATGATGTGAACTCAAATATTCTTTTGGGGCCCAGGTGTGTGAGGTTTGCAACAGAAGTTGCTGGGGTTCAGGATCTTGGCATGTTAGGTCGTGGCAGCGGAGAAGAAATTGGAACTTATGTTGAAAAACTTATGACAAGTGAACTATCTGGAAATGTGATAGATATCTGTCCTGTGGGAGCCCTTACCTCAAAACCTTTTGCATTTAAAGCTCGAAATTGGGAGTTGAAAGGTACAGAGACCATTGATGTCTCTGATGCAGTTGGATCCAACATCCGGATTGATAGCAGAGGTCCAGAGGTCCTGCGCATCACTCCACGGTTAAATGAGGTAGATTCCCTGCACTGCAGTgtgttattttcattatttttcagatATTGTTTTGGTTGGGCTAACCAAAACGTCAACTTGCTTCCTTCTAAAACAAATTTGTCTTGTTCTTTGAAGGGCTTAGAATTTTTTGTGAATAGGAAATAAGgctattgttttatatttggcAATTAGGTTTACCAAGTGGCATTGCATTTTATGTTCGTTCTGGTGTTGACAAGGATTTTATGAGTTCAATAAATGTTAAACTATACAAAATCCATCAATTTACTAGTAGATTCTTTGCTTGAGAGGGTATGAATAGATCAACAGCTTAATTGTAGCATTCTAAAAGTAGGCCGCTGTGTTTATTCTAGTTTTATGTTATGCAAAATAAGTTATTGTTCAGTGATGTTAGACCCGCTGTTTCAGTTTGTGAAGAACTACTGGGTCCTCTTAACTTGTTTCTTTCAACAGATTGATTTATGATCTTATTGCTTTGATTTCTTTCAAGTGAATTACTTAGAAGACAATCAAGCTGATTAATTCTGGCTCTTTTGTTGTGTAttttacataaattaattatgggGCAAAGCACTTCAATATACTCCGTTTTAAATATCCTACTATGATTATAATAGATTAaaaaggtgaagaaaaaaatatcaataatttctGCTTTTATGTCAtggatttttaattgttttttggtgtACAAGACTGCAAGGCCTGTTCATGATTTTGGACTGGCCTATTTCAGGATATAAATGAAGAATGGATATCAGACAAGACTCGGTTTTGCTATGATGGTCTAAAGAGGCAGAGGCTAAATGATCCTATGATTCGTGGCTCAGATGGGCGCTTCAAGGTCGTGAGCTGGCATGATGCCTTAGCTGTGGTTGCTGAGATTGCTCATCAAGTTAAACCAGAGGAAATAGTGGGGATTGCTGGTAAACTATCTGATGCTGAATCCATGATGGCGCTGAAAGATTTCTTAAACAAAATGGGGTCAAATAATGTGTGGTGTGAAGGAAATGGACCTAGCCCAAATGCTGATCTTCGATCTGGATATATTATGAACTGTGGCATTAGTGGTCTTGAGAATGCAGATGTTTTCCTCTTGGTTGGCACCCAGGTAATCGTAAGGACATTTTTAGTCATTTATAGAATGGAACTCTTAGATTTCAGCTGTGCTTTGTGCTATTTCTTTGTTTATGACTTCACAGCCATTAATTTGTCTTCTGTTTGTATGACGTCTTGAATTTGTTCTTTGCACTTGTACCACTGTTTTACACTTTTTCCTTGCCACATTGACTTCGAAATAATCTTGTTTCCTAGGcatttgggttgattgagatttTGTCATTATCTCATATATTGTTTGCTGAATTGTCAGCCAAGGGTAGAAGCTGCCATGGTTAATGCCAGAATCCGCAAGACAGTTCGAGGAAGCAATGCTAAGGTTGCTTATGTTGGCCCTCCGACAGAATTCAACTATGATTGTGAGCATCTAGGCACTGGTCCTGAAACTCTTACTGAAATTGCAGAGGGTCGCCACCCATTTTGCTCAACACTTTCAAATGCCAAAAACCCTGCCATCGTTGTTGGTGCTGGACTCTTTGAGAGATCAGACAAGGATGCAATTTTCTCTGCTGTTGAAACCATTGTGAAAAATGGAAATGTTGTAAGACCTGATTGGAATGGTTTCAATGTGTTGCTTCTCAATGCTGCCCAAGCTGCAGCACTTGACCTTGGACTTGTGCCAGAATCTATCCAAAGTATTGAGAGCGCCAAATTTTTGTATCTGATGGGTGCTGATGATGTGGATTTGGAAAAGCTTCCAAGTGATGCCTTTGTTGTTTATCAGGGGCACCATGGGGACCGAGGCGTGTACCGTGCCAATGTAATTCTCCCAGCATCAGCATTCAGTGAGAAAGAAGGGACATATGAAAACACAGAAGGGTGTGCGCAGCAGACTTTGCCTGCAGTTCCAACAGTTGGTGATTCCAGGGATGATTGGAAGATAATTCGTGCTCTTTCTGAGGTAGCAGGGGTGCAGTTGCCCTATGATACAATTGGGGCTGTCCGATCTCGGATTAGGACTGTTGCACCAAACCTCTTGAGCATGGACGAGAGAGAGCCAGCTACCTTTTGGGCTTCATTGAAGCCTGAGGTTAATCAGAAGATGAATTCAACTCCTTTCCAGGCTGCTATAGAGAATTTCTATATGACTGATTCTATTACCAGGGCATCAAAGATAATGGCTCAATGCAGTTCACTGCTGCTAAAGAAGTgagttcttgatttg encodes:
- the LOC133671018 gene encoding NADH dehydrogenase [ubiquinone] iron-sulfur protein 1, mitochondrial-like produces the protein MGLGLLASRLIRPQTAARTLLLRSIVTKPELQSPEPATAPQPDPTPGLPPRTPLGGARVHFPNPEDAIEVFVDGYPVKIPKGMTVLQACEVAGVDIPRFCYHSRLSIAGNCRMCLVEVEKSPKPVASCAMPALPGMKIKTDTPVAKKAREGVMEFLLMNHPLDCPICDQGGECDLQDQSMAFGSDRGRFTEVKRSVVDKNLGPLVKTVMTRCIQCTRCVRFATEVAGVQDLGMLGRGSGEEIGTYVEKLMTSELSGNVIDICPVGALTSKPFAFKARNWELKGTETIDVSDAVGSNIRIDSRGPEVLRITPRLNEDINEEWISDKTRFCYDGLKRQRLNDPMIRGSDGRFKVVSWHDALAVVAEIAHQVKPEEIVGIAGKLSDAESMMALKDFLNKMGSNNVWCEGNGPSPNADLRSGYIMNCGISGLENADVFLLVGTQPRVEAAMVNARIRKTVRGSNAKVAYVGPPTEFNYDCEHLGTGPETLTEIAEGRHPFCSTLSNAKNPAIVVGAGLFERSDKDAIFSAVETIVKNGNVVRPDWNGFNVLLLNAAQAAALDLGLVPESIQSIESAKFLYLMGADDVDLEKLPSDAFVVYQGHHGDRGVYRANVILPASAFSEKEGTYENTEGCAQQTLPAVPTVGDSRDDWKIIRALSEVAGVQLPYDTIGAVRSRIRTVAPNLLSMDEREPATFWASLKPEVNQKMNSTPFQAAIENFYMTDSITRASKIMAQCSSLLLKK